One genomic segment of Chitinibacter sp. FCG-7 includes these proteins:
- a CDS encoding flagellar protein FlaG produces the protein MQISSLNLASAISPQLRQDDANVAVNKRSDPVIEPTATQTEDAVKALDPKELANQVEDAVKKINDTIKLLNQGIGLEFGMDEDTNIRLVKLIDTKSKEVLRQFPSEEVINIAKALDKLQGLLVRDKA, from the coding sequence ATGCAAATATCATCTTTAAATTTAGCTTCCGCGATATCGCCTCAGTTGCGGCAAGATGACGCGAATGTTGCTGTCAATAAACGCTCCGATCCTGTTATTGAGCCAACTGCAACACAGACTGAAGACGCAGTTAAAGCGCTAGACCCGAAAGAGTTGGCCAACCAGGTAGAAGATGCCGTCAAAAAAATCAACGATACAATCAAATTACTGAATCAAGGGATTGGTTTGGAATTTGGTATGGATGAAGATACAAATATACGCCTAGTGAAGTTGATTGATACCAAATCCAAAGAAGTGTTGCGACAGTTTCCTTCTGAAGAAGTGATCAATATTGCAAAAGCGCTTGATAAGCTACAAGGATTGCTTGTGCGTGACAAGGCTTAG
- a CDS encoding flagellin yields MAQVINTNVASLNSQRNLDKSQGMLSTSLQRLSSGMRINSAKDDAAGLAISERFSAQIRGMDQARRNANDGISMAQTAEGALSSTGNILQRIRELAVQSANATNSASDRTALQQEVTQLSSELDRIAQTTEFNGQKLLDGTNSSVYQVGANANQTITSTTANFRTSAYGNNRIGSSAAATGNLTSGSTANAVASNAAATTRVVAGGVTINGATGSANVAYAAGDSAKTFAANINAQTGTTGVTATARTEFDVTAFTASTSYSISMTSNNTTAQAISFTTGSAINGDGLSGVINAINEQSGKTGVSAKLNSAGTGVTLTNDAGQNITTTITSGTGGLTIGGTATASGASAVGTGEVTLDSDRSFNVVASETASFFNTATSASQLQKVEQVDVSTVAGANRTIAIVDGALQATNGQRAKFGALQSRFENTISNLQTAGENMSASRSRIRDADFASETSNLTKAQVLQQAGTAMLAQANALPQQVLSLLRG; encoded by the coding sequence ATGGCTCAAGTAATTAACACCAACGTAGCCTCACTCAATTCTCAGCGTAACCTTGATAAATCCCAAGGGATGCTGTCAACCTCTTTGCAGCGCTTGTCTTCCGGTATGCGGATTAACTCTGCAAAAGATGACGCTGCAGGTTTGGCGATTTCTGAGCGGTTTAGCGCTCAAATCCGTGGTATGGATCAAGCCCGCCGCAATGCCAATGATGGCATCTCAATGGCACAGACGGCTGAGGGTGCTCTGAGTTCAACGGGTAATATCCTGCAACGTATCCGTGAGCTCGCAGTGCAATCAGCGAATGCGACAAATTCTGCGTCTGACCGTACAGCCTTGCAGCAAGAGGTGACCCAGTTGTCCTCAGAGTTGGACCGTATTGCTCAAACAACTGAGTTTAATGGCCAGAAACTGCTTGATGGCACCAATAGTTCGGTTTACCAAGTTGGCGCTAATGCCAACCAAACAATCACATCAACTACTGCAAACTTCCGTACGTCTGCATATGGTAATAACCGGATTGGTTCATCGGCTGCGGCAACGGGTAATTTGACATCAGGGAGTACGGCTAACGCTGTTGCGTCAAATGCTGCAGCTACAACGCGTGTAGTTGCTGGTGGTGTAACAATTAATGGTGCAACAGGCAGTGCAAACGTTGCATATGCTGCTGGTGATTCAGCCAAGACATTCGCGGCGAATATCAATGCACAAACTGGCACTACAGGTGTTACAGCTACTGCGCGTACAGAATTTGATGTTACGGCCTTTACTGCAAGTACCAGTTACTCTATCAGCATGACGTCGAATAACACGACAGCACAAGCAATTTCATTCACGACCGGCTCCGCGATTAATGGCGATGGTTTGTCGGGGGTGATTAATGCAATTAATGAGCAATCAGGTAAAACGGGTGTCTCTGCCAAATTGAATTCCGCAGGTACAGGCGTTACGCTGACGAATGATGCAGGTCAGAATATCACGACTACAATTACTTCAGGTACTGGCGGCTTGACAATTGGTGGTACTGCGACTGCATCAGGCGCAAGCGCAGTGGGTACTGGTGAGGTAACATTAGATTCTGATCGGTCCTTTAATGTGGTAGCGTCAGAAACTGCAAGTTTCTTTAATACTGCCACTTCGGCTTCACAGTTGCAAAAAGTTGAGCAGGTTGATGTATCAACTGTAGCAGGAGCCAATCGCACTATTGCCATTGTAGATGGGGCGCTGCAAGCTACCAATGGTCAGCGTGCCAAGTTCGGTGCCTTGCAAAGCCGCTTTGAAAATACCATTTCGAATCTGCAGACTGCGGGTGAGAATATGTCAGCTTCACGTAGTCGGATTCGTGATGCTGATTTTGCCTCGGAAACATCAAACCTGACTAAAGCTCAGGTGTTGCAGCAGGCGGGTACTGCGATGTTGGCTCAGGCTAACGCCTTACCACAGCAGGTGTTGAGCTTGCTGCGTGGCTAA
- a CDS encoding tetratricopeptide repeat protein, which yields MQKNKIFQQALGLFQNNKLLDALSILNKLPSDIADFDVQHLRAAIYASMGDYVAARSIFMQALKLQPSHYSLRYNLGKLEKLAGNMSQAEEIFLTLHQEQPLDAEVSNELGAIALARDDLTSAENYLRKAIAVRPGMTSAIINLAGASVLRGHFADALTYLDQVEDPENPRYLLQKASVFLKIGKFTESRQAFEILQESARFADLSEGELGSFYANFGCVLVELGDFELGKAQYMKAAEYSKNEWIYAVNMATFQYQVNHDYAEAEKSFCAALEKFPSHPDVHDLYAIFLQQKGEYAKALQHHYLALEKRPDSPGFMYHLSMTQMALGQLDVAWESYESRWVRPEGGRNWTLPFLSGKVKAVSANLS from the coding sequence GTGCAAAAAAATAAAATTTTTCAGCAGGCTCTTGGTTTGTTTCAAAATAACAAGCTCCTGGATGCATTATCGATTCTGAATAAATTACCTTCTGATATTGCTGATTTTGATGTTCAACATTTACGTGCAGCAATTTATGCCAGCATGGGTGATTATGTTGCTGCACGTTCTATTTTTATGCAGGCTCTAAAATTGCAACCGAGCCATTATTCATTGCGGTATAACCTTGGTAAATTGGAAAAGCTGGCAGGTAATATGTCACAAGCCGAGGAGATTTTTCTGACTCTACACCAAGAGCAGCCACTTGATGCTGAGGTGAGTAATGAATTGGGTGCAATTGCATTAGCGAGGGATGATTTAACATCTGCCGAGAATTACCTGCGGAAGGCAATTGCAGTGCGGCCTGGGATGACTTCCGCAATTATTAATTTGGCAGGTGCTTCGGTTTTGCGAGGGCACTTTGCTGATGCATTAACTTATTTAGATCAAGTTGAAGACCCTGAAAATCCTCGGTATTTACTGCAAAAAGCAAGTGTTTTTCTGAAAATAGGCAAGTTTACCGAGTCACGCCAAGCGTTTGAGATTTTGCAAGAATCGGCTAGATTTGCTGATTTAAGCGAGGGCGAGCTTGGCAGTTTTTATGCTAATTTCGGTTGTGTACTGGTTGAGTTGGGTGATTTTGAATTAGGAAAAGCCCAATATATGAAGGCTGCCGAATACTCAAAAAATGAGTGGATTTATGCAGTCAACATGGCGACATTTCAGTACCAGGTCAATCACGATTATGCCGAAGCAGAAAAATCATTCTGTGCGGCACTCGAAAAATTTCCTTCGCATCCCGATGTCCATGATTTGTATGCTATTTTTCTTCAGCAAAAAGGTGAGTATGCAAAGGCTTTACAGCATCACTATCTAGCGTTGGAAAAGCGCCCTGATTCCCCTGGTTTTATGTATCACTTATCCATGACACAAATGGCGCTGGGGCAACTTGATGTTGCGTGGGAAAGCTATGAGTCGCGCTGGGTGCGGCCAGAGGGGGGCAGAAATTGGACCTTGCCATTCCTGAGTGGAAAGGTGAAAGCGGTGTCGGCAAATCTATCTTAG
- the pseI gene encoding pseudaminic acid synthase: MNIAGREIGAHMPPFMIAEMSGNHNQSLERALQIVEAAARAGAHALKLQTYTAETMTLNLSSAEFFVSDPNNLWAGSSLYDLYQQAHTPWEWHEPIFARARELGMIAFSTPFDESAVDFLESLDVPAYKIASFENTDLPLIRKVAATGKPVIISTGMASIAELDETVRAAREAGCVDLILLKCTSTYPASPINSHLRTIPHLGTLFSCEVGLSDHTLGIGAAVAAIALGASVVEKHFTLSRADGGVDSTFSLEPHEFESLVVETERAWQALGKVLYGPTQAENKSLMYRRSLYICSDIKAGEVFTIDNVRAIRPGLGLSPKYLDFVLGKVAKNDISRGTPLTFELL, encoded by the coding sequence ATGAACATAGCAGGTAGAGAAATTGGTGCTCACATGCCGCCTTTTATGATTGCCGAAATGTCAGGTAATCACAATCAATCTTTAGAACGTGCTCTGCAAATTGTTGAGGCTGCTGCAAGGGCAGGGGCGCATGCACTAAAATTGCAAACGTATACAGCGGAGACGATGACACTTAATCTGAGTTCGGCTGAGTTTTTTGTTTCCGATCCGAACAATTTATGGGCAGGTTCATCCCTATATGATTTGTATCAACAAGCACACACACCATGGGAATGGCATGAACCTATTTTTGCTAGGGCGCGTGAGCTGGGAATGATTGCCTTCTCCACGCCATTTGATGAAAGCGCAGTTGATTTTCTGGAAAGTTTGGATGTACCCGCTTACAAAATTGCGAGCTTTGAAAATACGGACTTACCATTGATTCGCAAAGTAGCAGCAACAGGTAAGCCGGTGATTATTTCAACAGGAATGGCCAGCATTGCTGAATTGGATGAAACAGTGCGCGCAGCTCGTGAGGCTGGCTGTGTTGATTTGATTTTGCTCAAATGTACCAGTACCTATCCCGCATCCCCAATCAACAGTCATTTGAGAACAATACCCCATCTAGGCACGTTATTTTCATGCGAAGTAGGCTTATCTGACCACACCTTGGGTATAGGTGCGGCTGTGGCTGCCATAGCACTTGGGGCAAGTGTTGTTGAAAAGCATTTCACTTTGTCACGTGCAGATGGCGGTGTTGATTCAACATTTTCCCTAGAACCTCATGAGTTTGAAAGTTTGGTGGTAGAAACTGAGCGTGCGTGGCAGGCTTTGGGAAAAGTGCTGTATGGCCCGACTCAAGCTGAAAATAAAAGTTTAATGTATCGACGTTCTTTATATATTTGTAGTGATATTAAAGCAGGAGAGGTTTTTACAATAGACAATGTGCGTGCGATTCGACCTGGCCTGGGGCTTTCACCAAAATATCTGGATTTTGTACTTGGCAAAGTTGCAAAAAACGATATTTCGCGTGGTACGCCATTAACGTTTGAACTACTCTAA
- a CDS encoding class I SAM-dependent methyltransferase, with protein MNGYKLVEDPEFNYLRVDPVPSYEQVEQFYLNEFYSGEYKKFNDSDLAVQEKDKEFFLLRWRFIYEQCHKYIGDLKGRTLLDIGCGYCQALLYFREQGMQVSGMEPSAEGCAYGISQGLSVIQLGFENHIHDFGEKFDVVTLLNVLEHLREPAEVLKRILKHYLSPNGMLVVEVPNEFNEFQVVADREYQLDQWWICPPGHINYFNVNSLKNLFELCGFEVVHIESSFPLEMFLLFGDVYVGKDALGKICHQKRVKFEQTLAQNGRFEVLQKLYQSLGELGLGRQITMYAIPKKS; from the coding sequence TTGAATGGCTATAAGTTGGTAGAAGATCCTGAATTTAACTATCTTCGTGTAGATCCTGTTCCATCTTATGAACAGGTTGAACAATTCTATCTGAATGAGTTTTATTCTGGTGAGTATAAAAAATTCAATGATTCTGACTTAGCTGTACAAGAGAAGGATAAAGAATTTTTCTTGCTAAGATGGAGATTTATATATGAGCAATGTCATAAATACATTGGAGATTTGAAAGGACGAACTTTGCTAGATATTGGTTGCGGTTATTGTCAGGCATTGCTTTACTTTCGCGAGCAAGGGATGCAAGTCAGTGGCATGGAACCATCTGCTGAAGGATGTGCCTACGGGATTTCACAGGGGTTGTCTGTAATTCAGCTGGGCTTTGAAAATCACATCCATGATTTCGGGGAAAAATTTGATGTGGTTACGCTACTCAATGTTTTGGAGCACTTGCGAGAGCCTGCAGAAGTTTTGAAGAGAATCCTGAAGCATTATCTGTCACCAAATGGAATGCTGGTAGTTGAGGTGCCAAATGAATTTAATGAATTTCAGGTAGTCGCTGATCGGGAGTATCAGCTTGATCAATGGTGGATTTGCCCTCCAGGACACATTAATTATTTTAATGTCAACTCATTGAAGAATCTGTTTGAATTGTGTGGTTTTGAGGTCGTACATATTGAGTCTTCTTTTCCACTGGAAATGTTTTTGTTATTTGGTGATGTTTATGTCGGCAAAGATGCCTTAGGAAAGATTTGTCATCAAAAACGTGTGAAATTTGAACAAACGCTAGCCCAAAATGGTCGTTTTGAAGTTTTGCAGAAACTTTACCAGTCTTTAGGTGAGCTAGGTTTAGGTCGACAAATAACGATGTATGCGATTCCGAAAAAGAGCTGA
- a CDS encoding MBL fold metallo-hydrolase, which translates to MKVQLIADSCFLFEFNGVRVLTDPWIGGAIYGGSWLQYPPPTIQAKDIGALDYIFISHIHEDHCDLKTLEKLDRNATVVLMDKKPNFVEKFLKYHSLKFKDIINLRPRVKFEAAPCLYFEVVEADPEHELNHILDSSLLIHFDSKTIYFANDNPPYPGLDQYLSQYNFELALLPPAGGSGYPACYQNLTDSEKLERAAQIIEKYQKQMLACLRRLKPRLFACAASSHVLAGRSAKLNGLMAWPKSAASPYKYLAGEVSKNDQFKPVLLNPGDQLELESEAGADYTSAIAFYENEYKRTQFINDVASNVLHGHEFIQLVPTVSFEYLMNLAFARLKGYLDAKNINLSWSYSIQIALGQYANISLSKPYTLEFSTKPCENNRLVIACDKNLLYLLLTGGFSWNIADASGFLSYHRFPDKYIFEVYIALNHLRI; encoded by the coding sequence ATGAAAGTTCAATTAATCGCAGATTCCTGTTTCTTGTTTGAGTTCAATGGAGTTCGAGTTCTGACTGATCCATGGATTGGTGGTGCAATTTATGGTGGGAGCTGGTTGCAATATCCTCCACCAACGATTCAAGCCAAAGATATTGGAGCTCTGGATTATATTTTCATATCTCATATTCATGAAGATCATTGCGATTTAAAAACACTGGAGAAATTAGATCGTAATGCGACAGTGGTTTTAATGGATAAAAAACCTAATTTCGTAGAGAAATTTTTAAAGTATCATTCACTGAAATTCAAGGACATTATTAATCTTAGGCCACGTGTCAAATTTGAAGCTGCTCCATGCTTATATTTTGAAGTTGTTGAAGCGGATCCAGAGCATGAACTTAATCATATTCTTGATTCCTCGTTACTAATTCATTTTGACAGTAAAACCATTTATTTTGCGAATGACAATCCACCTTACCCTGGGTTAGATCAATATTTATCGCAGTATAATTTTGAGCTGGCTTTGCTGCCTCCTGCGGGTGGATCTGGTTATCCTGCCTGCTATCAAAATCTTACTGATAGTGAAAAATTAGAACGTGCAGCTCAAATAATTGAAAAATATCAGAAACAGATGTTGGCTTGTTTGCGAAGATTGAAGCCTCGATTATTTGCATGTGCAGCCAGTAGTCATGTATTGGCAGGCCGAAGTGCCAAACTGAATGGCTTGATGGCATGGCCAAAAAGTGCTGCTTCTCCATATAAATACCTTGCTGGAGAGGTAAGCAAGAATGATCAATTCAAGCCTGTTTTATTAAATCCTGGGGATCAGCTTGAGTTGGAAAGTGAGGCGGGAGCAGATTACACTAGTGCTATTGCCTTTTATGAAAATGAATACAAGCGCACTCAGTTTATTAATGATGTGGCAAGCAATGTACTACATGGACATGAATTCATACAACTTGTGCCGACTGTTTCCTTTGAATACTTGATGAATTTGGCTTTTGCTCGCCTTAAAGGCTATCTCGATGCTAAGAATATTAATTTATCATGGAGCTATTCTATTCAAATTGCCCTAGGTCAGTATGCGAATATTTCATTGTCAAAACCATATACCCTTGAATTTTCAACTAAGCCATGCGAAAACAATAGACTAGTTATTGCATGTGATAAAAATCTACTTTATTTACTCTTGACAGGGGGCTTTTCTTGGAATATTGCTGATGCAAGTGGTTTTCTATCTTATCACCGGTTTCCTGATAAGTATATTTTTGAAGTATACATTGCTTTAAATCATCTCCGTATATAG
- a CDS encoding WbqC family protein — protein sequence MSNTREGTWQQRNRILYQGHVQWLTVPVQRAFLGQHIQDVMIDPNQNNWRKKHAATLFNAYRNATHFSDVKEVIEMIASGGEVRLSELNINLTNYFCQRLQILTPRFVAHHFSMPSQRIERLKSLCQLMKCDEYFSPMGAKKYLTDDGFEIGSDIRLHFQSFYPKPYVQSNINDFTDRLSIVDVVAHCGFHGARQYILSQ from the coding sequence ATGTCCAATACGAGAGAGGGGACTTGGCAGCAGCGTAACAGGATACTCTATCAGGGGCATGTGCAATGGTTAACTGTTCCTGTTCAGCGTGCTTTTCTAGGTCAGCATATTCAAGATGTAATGATTGATCCAAATCAAAACAATTGGCGTAAAAAGCATGCTGCTACGCTATTTAATGCCTATAGAAATGCAACGCATTTTTCTGATGTTAAAGAGGTGATCGAAATGATTGCTTCGGGGGGGGAAGTACGCTTATCAGAGCTGAATATTAACCTGACTAACTATTTTTGTCAGCGGTTGCAAATACTGACGCCTCGATTTGTCGCACATCATTTTTCAATGCCAAGTCAGCGCATTGAGCGCTTGAAATCACTATGTCAATTAATGAAGTGTGATGAGTATTTTTCTCCGATGGGGGCTAAAAAATATCTAACTGATGATGGATTTGAAATCGGCTCAGATATCCGACTCCATTTTCAAAGTTTTTATCCGAAGCCGTATGTGCAAAGTAATATAAATGACTTTACTGATCGTCTTTCTATTGTTGATGTTGTTGCTCATTGTGGGTTTCATGGAGCAAGGCAGTATATATTATCCCAATGA
- a CDS encoding WbqC family protein — MRCAIMQPFYLPWAGYFNLIAKSDVFIYLDNVQYERGDLAAA; from the coding sequence ATGAGATGTGCGATTATGCAGCCATTTTATTTGCCATGGGCTGGCTACTTCAATTTGATTGCCAAGTCAGATGTGTTTATCTATTTAGATAATGTCCAATACGAGAGAGGGGACTTGGCAGCAGCGTAA
- the pseG gene encoding UDP-2,4-diacetamido-2,4,6-trideoxy-beta-L-altropyranose hydrolase — MRILFRVDASLAIGVGHVSRCLTLANRLIKDGAEVFFACRNIEGHQRSEIIQNGFQTFLFDCDQDIDQICYNQVADFQAMVLALGDNLAFDWVVVDHYRLDAAWEQLASGIAKRILVIDDLADRDHVSDFLLDQNYFIDAQSRYKKLTPFWCRKFIGEQYVLLREEFFQIGLVRDKVPEKKRVLVSFGGTDPQNLTIKILQLLAIHFNHLQVDVLLSSKNPDKCAIEALCQNHANFQLYVDEKNVAALMAQADVALGAGGITTYERIFMQLPSIVVAVADNQYLPLLQMSEANTLHFLGRSEELMESNWLAALKSWFAGELGPLEFLPVAERTAHMADSMGIELLNFGIEHIEKTFTFIQDPLVQSQFVVRTPFDLRVHNLYWDSKLKSGKEYIFAIHHHACHIGNCGLKKMDASDDYEAWIYIGDLNARNRGLGETAFCFLLRYAFVNMKLPILYLSVLDDNLKAIALYQKFGFVRVQSGGRPSAWSESQRQVSTWALTV, encoded by the coding sequence ATGCGTATACTATTTCGCGTTGATGCCTCTTTGGCAATAGGCGTTGGGCATGTGTCTCGCTGCCTTACTTTGGCGAATAGACTGATAAAAGATGGAGCTGAAGTTTTTTTTGCATGCCGCAATATCGAAGGGCACCAAAGATCTGAAATTATTCAAAATGGATTTCAGACTTTTTTGTTTGATTGCGATCAGGATATAGATCAGATTTGCTATAATCAAGTAGCTGATTTTCAGGCCATGGTATTAGCATTGGGAGATAATCTTGCTTTTGATTGGGTTGTTGTTGATCATTATCGACTGGATGCGGCTTGGGAGCAATTGGCATCTGGTATTGCAAAGCGAATTTTGGTAATTGATGATTTGGCAGACCGAGATCATGTTTCAGATTTTTTACTGGATCAAAACTACTTCATTGATGCTCAATCCAGATATAAAAAACTGACACCATTTTGGTGTAGGAAATTTATTGGTGAACAGTATGTTTTACTTCGTGAAGAATTCTTTCAAATAGGTCTTGTCAGAGACAAGGTGCCAGAGAAAAAGCGAGTTCTTGTTTCTTTTGGAGGTACAGATCCACAGAATTTGACAATAAAAATACTTCAATTATTGGCGATTCACTTCAATCATCTCCAGGTGGATGTTTTATTAAGTAGTAAAAATCCTGATAAATGTGCAATCGAAGCTTTATGCCAAAATCATGCTAATTTTCAACTTTACGTCGATGAAAAAAATGTTGCTGCTTTGATGGCTCAAGCAGATGTGGCTTTGGGGGCCGGTGGGATTACTACGTACGAGCGTATTTTTATGCAACTGCCTAGTATCGTAGTTGCTGTTGCAGATAATCAGTACTTACCACTGCTTCAAATGTCTGAAGCTAATACTTTGCATTTTTTAGGTAGAAGTGAAGAGTTGATGGAAAGTAATTGGCTAGCAGCATTAAAATCCTGGTTTGCTGGCGAATTAGGCCCACTGGAATTTTTGCCTGTTGCTGAGCGAACTGCGCACATGGCAGATTCAATGGGTATAGAGTTGCTAAATTTTGGCATAGAGCATATAGAGAAGACATTCACTTTTATCCAAGATCCTTTGGTCCAGTCACAGTTCGTGGTAAGAACACCTTTTGATTTACGTGTGCATAATTTATATTGGGATTCTAAATTAAAGAGTGGAAAAGAATATATTTTTGCAATTCATCATCATGCTTGTCATATTGGAAATTGTGGATTGAAAAAAATGGATGCATCTGATGATTATGAAGCATGGATTTATATTGGTGATTTAAATGCCAGAAATAGGGGGCTGGGTGAAACTGCATTTTGTTTTCTTCTGCGATATGCATTTGTAAATATGAAGTTGCCAATTTTATATCTTTCGGTTTTAGATGACAATCTCAAAGCGATTGCTTTGTATCAGAAATTTGGTTTTGTCCGTGTTCAATCTGGGGGGCGGCCCTCTGCTTGGTCTGAAAGTCAGCGGCAAGTTTCAACTTGGGCTTTGACTGTATGA
- a CDS encoding aminotransferase class III-fold pyridoxal phosphate-dependent enzyme has protein sequence MSERYHCSEEMLERALKSIPLGSQTFSKSKTQYPIGVSPFFLTKGQGCYVWDVDGNKYLDMISALASITLGYSDPDVTRAVQDQLNDGVIFSLPHPIEIEVAERICAMVPCAERVRFGKNGSDATAGAIRLARAYTGRDRVAVCGYHGWQDWYIGSTTRSLGVPEQVRSLTHPFPYNDSSALEVLLNSHQHEFAAVILEPMNVIQPLEGYLAEVKNLAHQHGALLIFDETITGFRFDNGGAQTLFGVTPDLATFGKGLANGFPLSAIVGRAEIMQLMEEIFFSFTFGGEALSLAAAKATLEKLQKEPVLSIIKERGERLLDALQTMIHRHKLESWLSLSGYPVWSFLLFKDMDPYTQWDIKTFFMQEMQARGVLTLGTHNLNYAHTAENLDYLLSVYEVVLPKIDKAIREKNLHSQLNCKTLTPLFKIR, from the coding sequence ATGTCTGAACGCTACCACTGTTCTGAAGAAATGCTGGAAAGGGCATTAAAAAGTATCCCTTTGGGCTCGCAAACTTTTAGCAAAAGTAAAACCCAGTACCCTATTGGAGTATCTCCATTTTTTCTGACAAAAGGTCAAGGATGTTATGTCTGGGATGTTGATGGCAACAAATATTTAGACATGATCAGTGCACTGGCCTCGATTACACTCGGATATTCCGATCCTGATGTTACACGAGCGGTTCAAGATCAATTAAATGATGGAGTCATTTTTAGCTTACCGCATCCAATTGAAATTGAAGTTGCTGAGCGTATTTGCGCTATGGTTCCATGTGCAGAACGAGTTCGGTTTGGCAAAAATGGCTCTGATGCGACCGCAGGGGCGATACGGCTCGCTCGTGCTTATACCGGCAGGGACCGTGTTGCAGTATGTGGTTATCATGGATGGCAAGATTGGTATATTGGCTCTACAACACGTTCACTCGGCGTACCTGAGCAAGTGCGGTCATTGACTCATCCTTTTCCATACAATGATTCATCTGCATTAGAGGTTCTGCTAAATAGCCACCAACATGAATTCGCTGCCGTTATTTTGGAGCCCATGAATGTCATTCAACCCTTGGAAGGTTATTTGGCGGAGGTCAAAAATCTGGCTCATCAACATGGTGCCCTGCTGATTTTTGATGAAACAATTACCGGATTTCGATTTGACAATGGCGGAGCCCAAACTTTATTCGGAGTTACTCCGGATTTGGCAACTTTTGGCAAAGGGCTTGCTAACGGCTTTCCCCTTTCTGCTATTGTCGGGCGTGCCGAGATTATGCAATTAATGGAGGAGATTTTTTTCTCTTTTACTTTCGGTGGTGAAGCATTGTCATTGGCTGCAGCGAAAGCAACATTAGAAAAGCTACAGAAAGAACCAGTTCTATCTATTATTAAAGAACGTGGAGAACGATTGCTTGATGCTTTGCAGACGATGATTCATAGGCATAAACTTGAATCTTGGCTCTCTTTGTCTGGTTATCCGGTATGGTCTTTCTTATTGTTCAAAGATATGGATCCCTATACTCAATGGGATATTAAAACCTTCTTTATGCAAGAAATGCAAGCTAGGGGTGTTCTTACGCTGGGTACGCATAATCTGAATTATGCGCACACTGCTGAAAATCTGGATTATTTACTATCTGTATATGAGGTAGTACTGCCTAAAATTGACAAGGCAATTAGAGAGAAAAATCTGCACTCGCAGCTTAATTGTAAAACATTGACACCTTTGTTTAAGATTCGTTAA
- a CDS encoding glycosyltransferase family protein: MILGIVQARMSSTRLPGKVMLPLLGCPMLEHQLERLLRCKRIDQLLVATSNQSDDLPIVDLCRHLGVMCFQGDLADVLDRFYQASQQYPTQHIVRLTADCPLCDPELIDGLIEFYLNGHFDYASTALEPTFPDGLDAEIFRAELLKLAWQEADLPSQREHVTSFFYQQNQRFCLGSYTDKIDRSAMRWTVDDADDFEFVTQIYKKLYPVKSDFNRHDIVDLLNREPELSQINCAKTRNQGYLKSLELDKLTTKTETH; the protein is encoded by the coding sequence ATGATTTTAGGTATTGTTCAAGCAAGAATGTCTTCTACTCGCTTACCCGGAAAGGTAATGCTCCCTTTGCTAGGGTGCCCTATGCTGGAGCATCAGTTAGAGCGACTGCTACGATGTAAGAGAATTGACCAATTATTAGTTGCGACAAGCAATCAATCGGATGATTTGCCTATTGTTGATTTATGCCGCCACTTAGGTGTTATGTGTTTTCAGGGTGATTTAGCTGATGTTCTGGATCGTTTTTATCAAGCATCTCAGCAATATCCGACACAACATATTGTCAGATTGACTGCAGACTGTCCTCTATGTGATCCAGAACTCATAGATGGGCTGATCGAGTTTTATCTTAATGGTCATTTTGATTATGCAAGTACGGCATTAGAGCCGACATTCCCAGATGGCTTGGACGCTGAAATATTTCGTGCTGAGCTATTGAAATTAGCTTGGCAAGAAGCGGATTTGCCTTCACAGCGTGAACATGTGACATCGTTTTTTTATCAGCAGAATCAGCGTTTTTGTTTGGGAAGTTATACCGACAAAATTGATCGCTCAGCGATGCGCTGGACTGTTGATGATGCCGATGATTTTGAGTTTGTTACACAGATATATAAAAAACTTTATCCGGTCAAATCGGATTTCAATCGGCATGATATTGTTGACTTGCTCAATAGAGAGCCTGAGTTATCCCAAATTAACTGCGCTAAAACTAGAAATCAGGGATATTTAAAATCACTCGAGCTGGATAAGCTCACTACAAAAACAGAGACCCATTAA